In the genome of Vicia villosa cultivar HV-30 ecotype Madison, WI linkage group LG7, Vvil1.0, whole genome shotgun sequence, one region contains:
- the LOC131616400 gene encoding polyadenylate-binding protein-interacting protein 3-like isoform X2: protein MNLQQVGQPKSSNGYGRRKSEKDGASKSDNKIPPGKSNAGRLASTGAVTSSKGGSYESPSRDRLVYLTTCLIGQQVEVQVKNGSIYSGIFHATNSEKDFGIILKMACLTKDGSSQGPSSGAEFVSKAPSKTLIIPGKELVQVIAKDVAVSTGDLASESHYDVHQEIMVDSVISQPRHVDLGRELHRWVPDENVPQCPELDNIFDGSWNSSRGWDQFETNKMLFGVKSTFDEELYTTKLEKGPRMRELELQALRIAREIEGEETQDIHLAEERGLYPDDFDIDEETRFSSVYRGKGVDDEYDENEDNFLDSQNSETFGDISDSVIKRPGKSSQSKTGGDGSYDHAKQLSSEVSGQSYSFSDVESRIQDNSVCDLIGANGNTKEENQTQAEDVQLSKYQDLKPAPNLKKDGSDKVGLTPTNASSYAPSTHISSKIDEKTGSHGDLTGGSESVKASWETKSLNSRGRSDFAAGSATYSGPSLSPSSSLGSLSSDKSTLNPYAKEFKLNPNAKSFVPSQAPVRPRSPVSDGSFYYPANVSTVPSMPTMPMGVGVGTSFAGPQPMMYNPQVAQMPSQPYFHQNGPQYGQIHGHPRQVLYMPNYLPETPPPYKGRNY, encoded by the exons ATGAATTTGCAACAAGTTGGGCAGCCTAAATCTTCTAATGGATATGGTCGTCGGAAATCTGAAAAAGATGGGGCATCCAAATCGGATAATAAGATTCCCCCTGGAAAATCAAATGCTGGCAGATTAGCGAGTACAG GTGCAGTGACAAGTAGTAAAGGTGGTAGTTATGAGAGTCCTTCACGTGATCGACTGGTATATTTAACAACATGCCTTATTGGGCAACAGGTGGAAGTCCAGGTGAAAAATGGATCTATATACTCTGGAATATTTCATGCTACAAATTCTGAGAAGGATTTTG GTATCATCTTGAAAATGGCTTGCTTGACAAAGGATGGGTCTTCGCAAGGGCCGAGCTCCGGTGCGGAATTTGTCAGCAAAGCTCCTTCTAAAACTTTAATTATACCTGGAAAAGAACTTGTACAAGTTATAGCAAAG GATGTTGCTGTTTCTACAGGTGACCTAGCCAGTGAATCTCACTATGATGTGCATCAGGAGATCATGGTTGATTCGGTAATATCTCAACCTCGTCATGTTGATTTGGGGAGAGAATTACACCGATGGGTGCCTGATGAAAATGTTCCACAATGCCCTGAACTTGACAATATCTTTGATGGCTCTTGGAATAG CTCTAGGGGCTGGGATCAGTTTGAAACAAATAAAATGTTGTTTGGAGTAAAAAGCACATTTGACGAGGAACTCTATACTACAAAGCTTGAAAAAGGGCCTCGGATGAGAGAATTAGAGTTGCAAGCACTAAGAATAGCAAGAGAAATTGAGGGCGAGGAAACCCAAGATATTCATCTAGCAGAG GAAAGAGGTCTTTACCCTGATGACTTTGATATTGATGAAGAGACCAGATTCTCTTCCGTATATAGGGGTAAAGGTGTTGACGATGAATATGACGAGAATGAAGACAATTTTTTGGATTCACAAAATTCCGAAACGTTTGGTGATATTTCCGATTCAGTCATTAAGAGACCAGGAAAG TCATCTCAGTCAAAAACTGGTGGAGATGGTTCTTATGATCATGCTAAGCAGTTATCATCTGAAGTCTCTGGTCAAAGTTACTCATTTTCAGATGTGGAAAGCAG GATTCAGGATAACTCTGTTTGTGATCTAATTGGAGCCAATGGTAACACCAAGGAAGAAAATCAGACG CAAGCTGAGGATGTACAGCTGTCAAAATATCAGG ATTTGAAACCTGCACCTAACTTGAAGAAAGACGGATCTGATAAAGTGGGATTAACTCCTACTAATGCCTCCTCCTATGCCCCCTCTACTCATATTTCATCAAAGATTGATGAAAAAACTGGATCACATGGAGACTTGACTGGGGGTTCAGAATCTGTCAAAGCAAGTTGGGAAACGAAGTCCTTAAATTCACGAGGAAGATCAGATTTTGCAGCAGGTTCGGCCACGTATTCTGGTCCAAGTTTATCACCAAGTTCTTCACTTGGTTCACTGTCTTCAGACAAATCAACTCTGAATCCCTATGCAAAG GAATTTAAACTGAACCCTAATGCTAAGAGTTTTGTTCCGTCTCAAGCACCTGTTAGGCCTCGCTCTCCAGTGTCTGATGGTTCCTTCTATTACCCAGCTAACGTTTCTACTGTACCGAGTATGCCAACCATGCCAATGGGTGTCGGA GTTGGAACTTCTTTTGCCGGGCCACAGCCTATGATGTATAATCCACAAGTAGCACAAATGCCATCCCAACCATATTTTCATCAGAATGGACCACAG TATGGACAAATTCATGGTCATCCTAGACAAGTTCTATACATGCCCAATTACCTACCC GAGACGCCGCCGCCATATAAGGGACGTAACTATTAA
- the LOC131616400 gene encoding polyadenylate-binding protein-interacting protein 3-like isoform X1, which translates to MNLQQVGQPKSSNGYGRRKSEKDGASKSDNKIPPGKSNAGRLASTGAVTSSKGGSYESPSRDRLVYLTTCLIGQQVEVQVKNGSIYSGIFHATNSEKDFGIILKMACLTKDGSSQGPSSGAEFVSKAPSKTLIIPGKELVQVIAKDVAVSTGDLASESHYDVHQEIMVDSVISQPRHVDLGRELHRWVPDENVPQCPELDNIFDGSWNSSRGWDQFETNKMLFGVKSTFDEELYTTKLEKGPRMRELELQALRIAREIEGEETQDIHLAEERGLYPDDFDIDEETRFSSVYRGKGVDDEYDENEDNFLDSQNSETFGDISDSVIKRPGKVSGGKGKNGAQTWSNFSTMSSQSKTGGDGSYDHAKQLSSEVSGQSYSFSDVESRIQDNSVCDLIGANGNTKEENQTQAEDVQLSKYQDLKPAPNLKKDGSDKVGLTPTNASSYAPSTHISSKIDEKTGSHGDLTGGSESVKASWETKSLNSRGRSDFAAGSATYSGPSLSPSSSLGSLSSDKSTLNPYAKEFKLNPNAKSFVPSQAPVRPRSPVSDGSFYYPANVSTVPSMPTMPMGVGVGTSFAGPQPMMYNPQVAQMPSQPYFHQNGPQYGQIHGHPRQVLYMPNYLPETPPPYKGRNY; encoded by the exons ATGAATTTGCAACAAGTTGGGCAGCCTAAATCTTCTAATGGATATGGTCGTCGGAAATCTGAAAAAGATGGGGCATCCAAATCGGATAATAAGATTCCCCCTGGAAAATCAAATGCTGGCAGATTAGCGAGTACAG GTGCAGTGACAAGTAGTAAAGGTGGTAGTTATGAGAGTCCTTCACGTGATCGACTGGTATATTTAACAACATGCCTTATTGGGCAACAGGTGGAAGTCCAGGTGAAAAATGGATCTATATACTCTGGAATATTTCATGCTACAAATTCTGAGAAGGATTTTG GTATCATCTTGAAAATGGCTTGCTTGACAAAGGATGGGTCTTCGCAAGGGCCGAGCTCCGGTGCGGAATTTGTCAGCAAAGCTCCTTCTAAAACTTTAATTATACCTGGAAAAGAACTTGTACAAGTTATAGCAAAG GATGTTGCTGTTTCTACAGGTGACCTAGCCAGTGAATCTCACTATGATGTGCATCAGGAGATCATGGTTGATTCGGTAATATCTCAACCTCGTCATGTTGATTTGGGGAGAGAATTACACCGATGGGTGCCTGATGAAAATGTTCCACAATGCCCTGAACTTGACAATATCTTTGATGGCTCTTGGAATAG CTCTAGGGGCTGGGATCAGTTTGAAACAAATAAAATGTTGTTTGGAGTAAAAAGCACATTTGACGAGGAACTCTATACTACAAAGCTTGAAAAAGGGCCTCGGATGAGAGAATTAGAGTTGCAAGCACTAAGAATAGCAAGAGAAATTGAGGGCGAGGAAACCCAAGATATTCATCTAGCAGAG GAAAGAGGTCTTTACCCTGATGACTTTGATATTGATGAAGAGACCAGATTCTCTTCCGTATATAGGGGTAAAGGTGTTGACGATGAATATGACGAGAATGAAGACAATTTTTTGGATTCACAAAATTCCGAAACGTTTGGTGATATTTCCGATTCAGTCATTAAGAGACCAGGAAAGGTAAGTGGTGGGAAAGGCAAAAATGGAGCTCAAACATGGTCAAATTTCTCCACTATG TCATCTCAGTCAAAAACTGGTGGAGATGGTTCTTATGATCATGCTAAGCAGTTATCATCTGAAGTCTCTGGTCAAAGTTACTCATTTTCAGATGTGGAAAGCAG GATTCAGGATAACTCTGTTTGTGATCTAATTGGAGCCAATGGTAACACCAAGGAAGAAAATCAGACG CAAGCTGAGGATGTACAGCTGTCAAAATATCAGG ATTTGAAACCTGCACCTAACTTGAAGAAAGACGGATCTGATAAAGTGGGATTAACTCCTACTAATGCCTCCTCCTATGCCCCCTCTACTCATATTTCATCAAAGATTGATGAAAAAACTGGATCACATGGAGACTTGACTGGGGGTTCAGAATCTGTCAAAGCAAGTTGGGAAACGAAGTCCTTAAATTCACGAGGAAGATCAGATTTTGCAGCAGGTTCGGCCACGTATTCTGGTCCAAGTTTATCACCAAGTTCTTCACTTGGTTCACTGTCTTCAGACAAATCAACTCTGAATCCCTATGCAAAG GAATTTAAACTGAACCCTAATGCTAAGAGTTTTGTTCCGTCTCAAGCACCTGTTAGGCCTCGCTCTCCAGTGTCTGATGGTTCCTTCTATTACCCAGCTAACGTTTCTACTGTACCGAGTATGCCAACCATGCCAATGGGTGTCGGA GTTGGAACTTCTTTTGCCGGGCCACAGCCTATGATGTATAATCCACAAGTAGCACAAATGCCATCCCAACCATATTTTCATCAGAATGGACCACAG TATGGACAAATTCATGGTCATCCTAGACAAGTTCTATACATGCCCAATTACCTACCC GAGACGCCGCCGCCATATAAGGGACGTAACTATTAA